In the Polyangia bacterium genome, one interval contains:
- a CDS encoding VWA domain-containing protein: MLLAVCAAAIGCGGSLQVKKLDAVVQPSGNVAVYFTVDNQSGQPVPDLGANSFRVYEDGKLLPDKKAKRALLDPRVAMSQSTLVLVDMTGPVADSEDMPALVTAVARLTDRVSRLQEVAVSAFDGGADLLPVLTFESNDVHGALEALRGLRPRSRSSNLNGAIVEGLKLLRHRRMNASVPHAFGNLVVFTDRGDMAHKVTAHEVQAAIEKSGVNVYLIGVGERVRAEELGTLATAGSFVSTQTKELGRGFGEISKKLDAAGASHYVLSYCSPKRKGRHTLEVEVVADGDSGSLKQKFDADDFEAADCAPRKRPVFGQAVATRGKARKEN; this comes from the coding sequence GTGTTGTTGGCTGTCTGCGCGGCGGCGATCGGCTGTGGCGGCAGCTTGCAGGTGAAAAAATTGGACGCCGTGGTGCAGCCGTCGGGGAACGTGGCGGTCTATTTCACCGTCGACAACCAGAGCGGCCAGCCGGTCCCCGATCTCGGCGCGAACAGTTTTCGCGTCTACGAAGACGGCAAGCTTTTGCCCGACAAGAAGGCCAAACGCGCCTTGCTGGACCCGCGCGTGGCCATGTCGCAGTCAACGCTGGTGCTGGTGGACATGACGGGCCCGGTCGCCGATTCGGAGGACATGCCGGCGCTGGTGACCGCGGTGGCGCGGCTGACCGATCGGGTTTCGCGTCTGCAGGAGGTGGCGGTCAGCGCGTTCGACGGCGGCGCCGATCTGCTGCCCGTGCTGACCTTCGAGAGCAATGACGTGCACGGCGCGCTGGAGGCCCTGCGCGGGTTGCGGCCGCGCTCGCGGTCGTCGAATCTGAACGGCGCCATCGTCGAAGGGTTGAAGCTGCTGCGCCACCGCCGCATGAACGCCTCGGTGCCGCACGCGTTCGGGAACCTGGTGGTCTTCACCGACCGCGGCGACATGGCCCACAAAGTGACCGCGCACGAGGTGCAGGCGGCGATCGAAAAATCCGGCGTCAACGTCTACCTGATCGGCGTCGGCGAGCGCGTGCGCGCCGAAGAGCTGGGGACGCTGGCCACCGCCGGTTCCTTCGTCTCGACGCAAACCAAAGAGCTGGGGCGCGGCTTCGGAGAGATCAGCAAGAAGCTGGACGCCGCCGGCGCCAGCCACTACGTGCTGTCGTACTGCTCGCCGAAACGAAAAGGCCGCCACACGCTGGAGGTCGAAGTGGTGGCCGACGGCGACAGCGGCAGCCTGAAACAAAAATTCGACGCCGACGACTTCGAAGCTGCCGACTGCGCTCCCCGCAAACGGCCGGTCTTCGGGCAGGCGGTGGCGACGCGGGGCAAAGCGCGCAAGGAAAACTAG
- a CDS encoding 1,4-alpha-glucan branching protein domain-containing protein — translation MSRGYVALVLHAHLPFVRHPEHDDFLEEDWLFEAITETYVPLLQAFFRLRDEGVPFSITMSITPPLAAMLEDLLLRGRYRRHLSRLVDLADSEVRGNHPDSRIGRLAQHYQDRFRSVERFVDGWGGDLLGAFRELQNDGRLEILACNATHGFLPLMSGPPARRAQVRAGAAAYARTFGRRPRGIWLAECGFDHGVDGILADEGIEFFFVDAHGLEMGRPPPRHGIHAPVRTPTGPAAFARDHETGRQVWSADSGYPGDPLYREFYRDLGWDAAYEYIRPYLHADGVRRGVGMKYHRVTGRVALHEKDLYDPDAAAERARQHARNFVFNRTHQLRHLAVEMDRPPLVVAMYDAELFGHWWYEGPLFIEEVLRGLAREPELEAITPPEYLARHGRHLQGQRPNPSTWGANGTAEVWLNGQVAWMYRYQHWAERQMTVLCHRFSRAGGLQQRALQQAGRELLLMQSSDWAFIVTTGTTAPYAVRRFKRHFENFQALHAALIANTLHEPEVSARERDTPIFADLDVSAWQ, via the coding sequence GTGAGCCGCGGGTACGTCGCGCTGGTCCTGCACGCCCACCTGCCGTTCGTGCGCCACCCCGAGCACGACGATTTCCTGGAAGAAGACTGGTTGTTCGAGGCGATCACGGAAACCTACGTCCCGCTGTTGCAGGCTTTCTTTCGCCTGCGTGACGAAGGCGTTCCCTTCAGCATCACCATGTCGATCACGCCGCCGCTGGCGGCGATGCTGGAAGATTTGCTGTTGCGTGGCCGCTATCGGCGCCACCTGTCGCGTCTCGTCGATCTCGCTGACAGTGAGGTGCGCGGCAACCATCCGGATTCGCGCATCGGGCGGCTGGCGCAGCACTATCAGGATCGCTTTCGCAGCGTCGAGCGTTTCGTCGACGGGTGGGGCGGCGATCTGCTGGGCGCCTTCCGCGAACTACAGAACGACGGCCGCCTGGAAATCCTGGCCTGCAATGCCACACACGGGTTCTTGCCGCTCATGAGCGGGCCGCCGGCGCGGCGGGCCCAGGTGCGCGCCGGCGCCGCGGCTTACGCCCGCACCTTCGGCCGCCGCCCGCGCGGCATCTGGCTGGCCGAGTGCGGGTTCGACCACGGCGTCGACGGGATCTTGGCTGACGAAGGGATCGAATTTTTCTTCGTCGACGCGCACGGCCTCGAGATGGGTCGCCCCCCTCCGCGCCACGGCATCCACGCCCCCGTGCGCACGCCGACCGGTCCGGCGGCGTTCGCCCGCGACCACGAGACCGGCCGCCAGGTGTGGAGCGCCGACAGCGGTTACCCGGGCGATCCGCTGTACCGCGAGTTCTATCGCGACCTCGGCTGGGACGCGGCCTACGAATACATCCGGCCGTACCTGCACGCTGACGGCGTCAGGCGCGGCGTCGGTATGAAGTACCACCGCGTGACCGGGCGAGTGGCGCTGCACGAAAAAGATCTGTACGACCCCGATGCGGCGGCGGAACGCGCGCGCCAGCACGCCCGCAACTTTGTCTTCAACCGCACGCACCAGCTTCGCCATCTGGCGGTGGAAATGGATCGCCCGCCTTTGGTGGTGGCGATGTACGACGCCGAGCTTTTCGGTCACTGGTGGTACGAAGGGCCGCTCTTTATCGAAGAGGTGCTGCGGGGCCTGGCCCGCGAGCCGGAGCTGGAAGCGATCACGCCACCGGAATATCTGGCCCGCCACGGCCGCCACCTGCAGGGCCAGCGTCCGAACCCTTCGACCTGGGGCGCGAACGGCACCGCCGAAGTTTGGCTGAACGGTCAGGTGGCCTGGATGTACCGCTATCAACACTGGGCCGAGCGCCAGATGACGGTTCTTTGTCATCGGTTCTCACGGGCGGGCGGTCTGCAGCAGCGGGCGTTGCAACAGGCGGGGCGCGAGCTTTTGCTCATGCAGAGCAGCGACTGGGCGTTCATCGTCACCACCGGCACCACCGCGCCGTACGCCGTGCGCCGGTTCAAACGCCACTTCGAAAACTTCCAGGCCCTGCACGCCGCGCTGATCGCGAACACCCTGCACGAACCCGAGGTCAGCGCGCGCGAGCGCGACACGCCGATCTTCGCCGACCTCGACGTCAGCGCCTGGCAGTGA
- a CDS encoding glycogen synthase yields MSGASGSAFAVTRGPTPPAAKAPGPAPIILWLAAEAMPWAHTGGLGDVVGSLPAVLRSKGWDVRLCLPLYADARKFPVGPPILTVDLAVGAGRRRVGATIREAVNPPAGVPTYLVECPLFERRGVYGFDGDAYPDNPFRYGVWQLAARQLAATLEPAPALIHSHDWHAALTPALVKMPGQWPAARRDVRTIFTIHNLQYQGHTERAVMDELALPREFWHPQWLEHFGGVNFVKAAILSADRITTVSRTYAEEIRTPEHGTGLDGPLRDRAADLIGIVNGIDTVAWDPAADSRLAASFDADHPAGRAACQTAVREELGFSGVAGRPRPLLGFIGRLVDSKGADLLIAAAPALLALGVDLVVLGSGERRLAGALQALEAQHPGRVRAVVRFDAALARRLYAGVDMMLVPSRTEPCGLVQLYALRYGAVPIVHAIGGLRDTVSDGVTGFCFHEPSVAAIIGAVRRALAAFGDRRRWDALRATGMRQDWSWTTSADGYDALYKDVLAQPPRLRGLPAPEDDQAQFVDYGAPLPARLKQLALQLMVQGPRCLYTYWETDEPQALTLVLEERPTGHAFVLSHNLPPIGDFWLPAQPEHAYRLALRRRDGTDVRLSNLAITPRDTPVPPGQENPVWLDRLLADGAVDGPHVADRWAAIFPEPLQIFIGLPPWPYRRGGLRADHVGASRAPERPPGLESES; encoded by the coding sequence GTGAGCGGCGCCAGCGGGAGCGCCTTCGCCGTCACGCGCGGACCGACGCCACCGGCGGCAAAAGCGCCCGGACCGGCGCCGATCATTCTGTGGTTGGCCGCCGAGGCGATGCCCTGGGCGCACACCGGGGGCCTGGGCGACGTGGTCGGTTCGTTGCCCGCGGTGCTGCGAAGCAAAGGCTGGGACGTGCGGCTCTGCCTGCCTCTTTACGCCGACGCGCGCAAATTTCCCGTCGGGCCGCCCATCCTCACCGTCGATCTGGCGGTGGGCGCCGGCCGCCGCCGCGTCGGCGCGACGATCCGCGAGGCAGTGAATCCGCCCGCCGGCGTGCCGACCTATCTGGTCGAATGCCCGCTGTTCGAAAGGCGCGGCGTCTACGGCTTCGATGGCGACGCCTATCCGGACAATCCGTTTCGCTACGGCGTCTGGCAGCTGGCGGCGCGGCAGCTGGCCGCCACGCTGGAACCGGCGCCGGCGCTGATTCATAGTCACGACTGGCACGCGGCGCTGACGCCGGCGCTGGTGAAGATGCCCGGGCAATGGCCGGCCGCGCGGCGCGACGTCCGCACCATCTTCACCATCCACAACTTGCAGTACCAGGGCCACACCGAACGCGCGGTGATGGACGAGCTGGCGCTGCCGCGCGAATTTTGGCACCCGCAGTGGCTGGAACATTTCGGTGGGGTGAACTTCGTGAAGGCGGCGATCTTGTCGGCCGATCGAATCACCACCGTCAGCCGCACCTACGCCGAAGAGATCCGCACGCCCGAGCACGGCACCGGCCTTGACGGTCCGCTGCGCGATCGGGCCGCCGATCTGATCGGCATCGTCAACGGCATCGACACCGTGGCCTGGGATCCGGCGGCCGATTCCAGGTTGGCGGCGTCTTTCGATGCCGATCATCCCGCCGGGCGCGCCGCCTGTCAGACGGCGGTGCGCGAAGAGCTGGGTTTTTCCGGGGTGGCCGGCCGCCCGCGCCCGCTGCTGGGATTCATCGGGCGGCTGGTCGATTCGAAGGGCGCCGATCTTTTGATCGCCGCCGCGCCGGCGCTGCTGGCCCTGGGCGTGGACCTGGTCGTGCTGGGCTCGGGTGAGCGGCGGCTGGCGGGCGCGCTGCAGGCGCTGGAAGCGCAGCACCCCGGTCGTGTTCGCGCGGTGGTGCGCTTCGACGCGGCGTTGGCCCGGCGCCTTTACGCCGGCGTGGACATGATGCTGGTGCCGTCGCGGACCGAGCCCTGCGGGTTGGTGCAGCTTTACGCCCTTCGCTATGGCGCGGTGCCGATCGTGCACGCCATTGGCGGGCTGCGCGACACCGTCAGCGACGGCGTGACCGGTTTTTGCTTCCACGAGCCCAGCGTGGCCGCCATCATCGGGGCGGTCCGGCGCGCGCTGGCGGCGTTCGGCGATCGGCGGCGCTGGGACGCCCTGCGCGCCACCGGTATGCGCCAGGATTGGTCGTGGACCACCAGCGCCGACGGGTACGACGCGCTTTACAAGGATGTGCTGGCGCAGCCGCCGCGCTTGCGCGGGTTGCCCGCGCCCGAGGACGATCAAGCGCAGTTCGTCGACTACGGCGCCCCGCTGCCGGCGCGCCTGAAACAGCTGGCGTTGCAGTTGATGGTGCAGGGACCGCGCTGTCTTTACACCTACTGGGAGACCGACGAGCCGCAAGCGCTGACGCTGGTTCTGGAGGAACGGCCCACCGGCCACGCCTTCGTGCTGTCGCACAATCTTCCGCCCATCGGCGACTTCTGGCTGCCGGCGCAGCCCGAGCACGCCTACCGACTGGCCTTGCGCCGGCGCGACGGAACCGACGTGCGTCTCTCCAACCTGGCGATCACCCCGCGCGACACGCCGGTGCCGCCGGGACAAGAAAATCCGGTGTGGTTGGATCGCCTGCTGGCCGACGGCGCCGTCGACGGTCCACACGTCGCTGATCGCTGGGCGGCGATCTTCCCCGAGCCGCTGCAGATCTTCATCGGGCTGCCGCCCTGGCCATACCGGCGCGGCGGGTTGCGCGCCGATCACGTCGGCGCCTCGCGGGCACCCGAACGCCCGCCCGGGCTGGAGAGCGAATCGTGA
- the glgC gene encoding glucose-1-phosphate adenylyltransferase — protein MDGQQRFIVLIMAGGKGSRLFPLTLDRAKPAVPFGGRYRIIDFVLSNMANSGIRSVYVLTQYKSQSLAEHVQRTWGRGGFDSFVTVVPAQMRMGESWYRGTADSVFQNVHLIEEYRADAVLVFGADHVYKMNVRQMTDFHFQKRAVATVACLPVSKDEASQFGIVQVDDEGRIIGFQEKPERDPITIPGDPEHCLASMGNYVFEPGLLVEELRADASRESHHDFGRDILPTMVRTGRVFAYNFGLNRIRGVSDEVENAYWRDVGTIDAYYEATMDLKNVVPSLNLYNWDWPIQTANFPDPPAKLVFDDENRRGIALQSIISGGCIIAGGFVKDSVLGRNVFVDAGAEVKESILFDNVYVGRGARIQRAIVDKNVRVSEGDHIGHDLARDALRHTVSEGGVTVVQKARDTLLTRSRNF, from the coding sequence ATGGACGGACAGCAACGATTCATCGTGCTCATCATGGCGGGTGGCAAAGGCTCTCGCCTTTTTCCCCTCACCCTTGATCGCGCCAAGCCGGCGGTGCCCTTCGGGGGCCGCTATCGCATCATCGACTTCGTTCTGTCGAACATGGCGAATTCGGGCATCCGTTCCGTCTATGTTCTCACCCAGTACAAATCGCAGTCGCTGGCCGAGCACGTGCAGCGGACCTGGGGCCGCGGCGGCTTCGATTCATTCGTCACCGTGGTGCCGGCGCAGATGCGCATGGGCGAAAGCTGGTACCGCGGCACCGCCGATTCGGTGTTCCAGAACGTGCACCTCATCGAAGAATACCGGGCCGACGCGGTGCTGGTCTTCGGCGCCGACCACGTCTACAAGATGAACGTCCGCCAGATGACGGACTTTCATTTTCAAAAGCGGGCCGTCGCCACCGTCGCCTGCTTGCCTGTCTCCAAGGACGAGGCTTCGCAGTTCGGCATCGTGCAGGTCGACGACGAAGGCCGCATCATCGGCTTTCAAGAGAAGCCCGAGCGCGATCCCATCACCATCCCCGGCGATCCGGAACACTGCCTGGCCTCGATGGGCAATTACGTGTTCGAGCCCGGGCTGTTGGTGGAAGAGCTGCGCGCCGACGCCAGCCGCGAATCGCACCACGATTTCGGGCGCGACATCCTGCCGACGATGGTCCGCACCGGGCGCGTCTTCGCCTACAACTTTGGTCTGAACCGCATCCGCGGCGTCTCCGACGAGGTGGAGAACGCCTACTGGCGCGACGTCGGGACCATCGACGCCTATTACGAGGCGACCATGGATCTGAAGAACGTCGTGCCCAGCTTGAACCTGTACAACTGGGACTGGCCGATCCAGACCGCGAACTTTCCCGACCCCCCGGCCAAGCTGGTCTTCGACGACGAGAACCGGCGCGGCATCGCCCTGCAGTCGATCATCTCGGGCGGCTGCATCATCGCCGGCGGCTTCGTCAAGGATTCGGTGCTGGGGCGCAATGTGTTCGTCGATGCCGGCGCCGAGGTGAAGGAATCGATCCTCTTCGACAACGTGTACGTCGGGCGCGGCGCCCGCATCCAGCGCGCCATCGTCGACAAGAACGTGCGCGTGTCCGAAGGCGATCACATCGGGCACGATCTGGCACGCGATGCCCTTCGCCACACCGTCAGCGAAGGCGGCGTGACGGTGGTGCAGAAGGCGCGCGACACGCTCTTGACCCGCTCGCGGAACTTCTGA
- a CDS encoding DUF3536 domain-containing protein: MTSPAPSSIALVVHGHFYQPPRENPWTDDLQREPSAAPAHDWNSRINAECYRANAFARIHDASGHIRSIVNNYERLSYNFGPTLVRWMERIDPRTHGRLQAADAEQRRRLGHGGALAQAYAHPIVPLLNAADRRTHLLWGLADFRRRFGREAEGLWLPETAVSPATLETLIDLGLRFTILAPEQIAAVRPLGDGGGKWTAVDRQTLDTGRAYRWRHPDGSGRSIDLAVFDGPLSRAVAFGEAFSRAETFLDEVRTSAARSKVSGQRLVLCASDGELFGHHKKFADLALAFAGFVEGPRREIEFTNIAAYLAKHPPTWEAQLSEGPDGEGTAWSCQHGLGRWQRDCGCNMGSGAQGWNQAWRGPLRTALDRIREAAADGYEDAAAELLIDPWGARDAYGEVVDAARPERDRLLATFGTPALVNGRDDARDRARLLLELQRATILMYASCAWFFDDIAGLESSLVIRLGAHAIDLLGQVRGAPAARTLTAEVLAILEQGQSNRPEEGTGADVFRRVLGQRATPAQAIATAALGQLLAGQERLSAAAPAPSAGFDVAITAGRMAPLPGAPGVPSFVGQAQVIAQRTGALEEASFAAHLRGAGRFECRVGDQVLTLADLGPDERQGLLHAALPWLLEGGRDLRSLRQIFEAARTLDAGEPDQAPPRRRLFAALLIDLLSRPGGNLDTEALALADDLYDAAALPADAPERRIVEELVAQRIEEGGQGDGLLRLAHRLGFSIDQTNAEVAAS, translated from the coding sequence GTGACGTCGCCTGCGCCTTCTTCCATCGCCCTGGTCGTTCACGGCCATTTTTATCAACCGCCGCGGGAAAATCCCTGGACGGACGACCTGCAGCGCGAACCGTCGGCCGCCCCCGCGCACGACTGGAACTCCCGCATCAACGCCGAGTGCTACCGGGCCAACGCCTTCGCCCGCATCCACGATGCCAGCGGGCACATCCGCTCGATCGTCAATAACTACGAGCGGCTGTCTTACAACTTTGGCCCGACGCTGGTGCGCTGGATGGAGCGGATCGATCCGCGCACGCACGGCCGTCTGCAGGCCGCCGACGCCGAACAGCGCCGCCGCCTGGGCCACGGCGGCGCGCTGGCCCAGGCCTATGCCCACCCGATCGTTCCGCTGCTGAACGCCGCCGATCGCCGGACCCATCTTTTATGGGGCCTGGCGGATTTTCGCCGCCGCTTCGGGCGCGAGGCGGAGGGGTTGTGGTTGCCCGAGACGGCGGTCTCGCCGGCCACGCTGGAGACGTTGATCGATCTCGGCCTGCGCTTCACCATCTTGGCGCCTGAACAGATCGCAGCGGTGCGGCCGCTGGGCGACGGCGGCGGGAAATGGACCGCCGTCGATCGCCAGACCCTGGACACGGGGCGCGCCTATCGCTGGCGGCACCCGGATGGCTCGGGGCGCTCGATCGATCTGGCGGTGTTCGACGGGCCGCTGTCGCGCGCGGTGGCCTTCGGCGAGGCGTTCAGTCGAGCCGAGACGTTCCTGGACGAAGTCCGGACCTCGGCGGCGCGATCAAAGGTCAGCGGCCAGCGGCTGGTGCTGTGCGCCTCCGACGGTGAGCTGTTCGGCCACCACAAAAAATTCGCCGACCTGGCGCTGGCCTTCGCTGGTTTCGTGGAAGGCCCGCGACGGGAGATCGAGTTCACCAACATCGCTGCTTATCTGGCCAAACACCCGCCGACCTGGGAGGCGCAGCTCAGCGAAGGTCCCGACGGCGAGGGCACGGCGTGGAGCTGCCAGCATGGTCTCGGCCGCTGGCAGCGCGACTGCGGCTGCAACATGGGTAGCGGCGCGCAAGGCTGGAACCAGGCCTGGCGGGGGCCGCTGCGCACGGCGCTGGATCGCATCCGCGAAGCCGCGGCGGACGGGTACGAAGACGCCGCGGCCGAGTTGCTGATTGATCCGTGGGGCGCGCGTGACGCCTACGGCGAGGTGGTGGATGCGGCCCGGCCCGAACGCGATCGCTTGCTGGCGACGTTCGGAACGCCGGCGCTGGTGAACGGACGCGACGACGCTCGCGATCGCGCGCGGCTGCTGCTGGAGCTGCAGCGGGCGACGATCTTGATGTACGCCAGCTGCGCCTGGTTCTTCGACGACATCGCCGGGTTGGAATCGTCGCTGGTCATTCGTCTGGGCGCGCACGCCATCGATCTGCTGGGGCAGGTGCGCGGCGCGCCCGCGGCGCGGACCCTGACCGCCGAGGTGCTGGCGATCCTGGAGCAAGGCCAGAGCAACCGTCCCGAAGAGGGGACCGGCGCCGATGTGTTTCGCCGCGTGCTGGGCCAGCGCGCGACGCCGGCGCAGGCGATCGCCACCGCGGCGTTGGGACAACTGTTGGCTGGTCAAGAAAGGCTGTCAGCGGCCGCGCCGGCGCCATCAGCCGGGTTCGACGTGGCAATCACCGCCGGGCGAATGGCGCCACTGCCTGGCGCCCCGGGCGTTCCGTCCTTTGTCGGGCAGGCGCAGGTCATCGCACAACGAACCGGGGCGCTGGAAGAGGCGTCGTTCGCCGCTCACCTGCGCGGGGCCGGCCGTTTTGAATGCCGGGTCGGCGATCAAGTTTTGACCCTGGCCGATCTGGGACCGGACGAACGCCAGGGGTTGCTTCACGCCGCGCTGCCGTGGTTGCTGGAGGGCGGCCGCGATCTGCGCAGCCTGCGCCAGATCTTCGAAGCGGCGCGCACGCTGGACGCCGGCGAACCCGATCAAGCGCCGCCGCGCCGTCGGCTGTTCGCCGCCCTGCTGATCGATCTGCTGTCGCGACCGGGCGGTAACCTCGACACCGAGGCGCTGGCCCTGGCCGACGATCTGTACGACGCCGCCGCGCTGCCCGCCGACGCGCCCGAGCGCCGCATCGTCGAGGAGCTGGTGGCGCAGCGGATCGAAGAAGGCGGCCAAGGTGACGGCCTCTTGCGGTTGGCGCATCGATTGGGATTTTCGATCGACCAGACGAACGCCGAGGTCGCCGCTTCGTGA
- the glgP gene encoding alpha-glucan family phosphorylase, whose product MTSGEKLKGQLTELSRNLWWAWNPQIIKLFRDLEPEVFRTSNHSPIAVLSGFAPERFETLARDASLRARVDSAHRELRDYLGATRTWASMNAGPLRVRPVAYLSAEFGIHESLPIYSGGLGVLAGDHLKSASDLGLPLVAVGLFYRESYFRQRLDREGQQHAEYIRSPAELLPAVPARTPGGEPIIVEVPLSARETLRAQVWEIHVGRNRLLLLDTDMDGNTDENRQLAARLYFGDQRVRIRQELLLGVGGIRALRAAGIQWGGLHLNEGHSAFATLEYARLRMEVTGADFRTCAQDVAQSTVFTTHTPVDAGHDRFPPELVDDHLEPLRRSLGLSQQEFLGLGRIRPEDHREALCMTVLAFKMSRYANGVSALHGRITRKSWQVLWPHRREDEVPVGHITNGVHVRTWLAPAMQDLYTRHIGNDWRNHLSDPAMWARIDSVHDAELWETHRVLKAALVHFVRRKVTEQRQRAGFPADVVAAAGTALDPEALTIGFARRFATYKRANLIFSDFERIKKLLTDSKRPVQLVFSGKAHPADRPGQDVLRQVHEATFTPELRERVIFIEDYDINVGRHLVQGVDVWLNNPRRPQEASGTSGQKVLLNGGLNFSVLDGWWAEAYDGLNGFAIGDGITHVSVDEQDRRDAQSLYETLEKEVIPLYYDRDDQGVPRGWVERMKRTIRTLGWRFNTDRMVIDYANRCYLPAAGAESCAMPR is encoded by the coding sequence ATGACCTCCGGGGAGAAGCTGAAGGGTCAGCTAACAGAGCTGTCGCGCAATCTTTGGTGGGCGTGGAATCCACAGATCATCAAGCTGTTCCGCGATCTGGAACCGGAGGTCTTCCGCACGTCGAATCACAGCCCGATCGCCGTGCTGTCCGGGTTTGCCCCCGAACGATTCGAGACCTTGGCCCGCGACGCGTCCTTGCGGGCGCGCGTGGACAGCGCCCACCGCGAGCTGCGCGATTACCTGGGCGCCACCCGCACCTGGGCGTCGATGAACGCGGGTCCCTTGCGCGTGCGGCCGGTGGCTTATCTTTCGGCCGAGTTCGGCATTCACGAATCGCTGCCCATCTACAGCGGCGGCCTGGGCGTGCTGGCCGGCGATCACCTGAAGAGCGCGTCGGACCTGGGCCTGCCGCTGGTGGCAGTCGGACTTTTTTATCGCGAGTCGTATTTTCGCCAGCGCCTGGATCGTGAGGGCCAGCAGCACGCCGAGTACATCCGCTCGCCCGCTGAGCTCCTGCCGGCCGTACCGGCGCGCACGCCCGGCGGCGAGCCGATCATCGTCGAGGTCCCGCTGTCGGCACGCGAGACGTTGCGGGCGCAGGTGTGGGAAATTCACGTCGGCCGCAACCGCCTGCTGCTGCTGGACACCGACATGGACGGCAACACCGACGAGAACCGCCAGCTGGCGGCGCGGCTTTACTTCGGCGATCAGCGGGTGCGCATCCGGCAAGAGCTGCTGCTGGGCGTGGGCGGCATCCGCGCCCTGCGCGCCGCCGGCATCCAGTGGGGCGGCCTGCACTTGAACGAAGGCCACAGCGCCTTCGCCACCCTCGAGTACGCCCGGCTGCGCATGGAAGTGACCGGCGCCGATTTTCGCACCTGCGCCCAGGACGTTGCCCAGAGCACCGTCTTCACCACGCACACCCCGGTCGACGCCGGTCATGACCGCTTCCCGCCCGAGCTGGTTGACGATCACCTGGAGCCGCTGCGCCGCTCGCTGGGCCTGTCCCAACAAGAATTCCTGGGCCTTGGCCGCATCCGCCCCGAGGACCACCGCGAGGCGCTGTGCATGACCGTGCTGGCGTTCAAGATGTCGCGCTATGCGAACGGCGTGTCGGCCCTGCACGGGCGCATCACCCGCAAGTCGTGGCAGGTGCTGTGGCCGCATCGCCGCGAGGACGAAGTTCCGGTCGGGCACATCACCAACGGCGTTCACGTGCGGACCTGGCTGGCGCCGGCGATGCAAGATCTCTACACGCGCCACATCGGCAACGACTGGCGCAATCACCTCAGCGATCCGGCGATGTGGGCGCGCATCGACAGCGTACACGACGCCGAGCTGTGGGAGACCCACCGCGTGCTGAAGGCGGCGCTGGTTCATTTCGTTCGCCGCAAGGTCACCGAGCAGCGCCAGCGCGCGGGCTTCCCCGCCGACGTGGTGGCCGCCGCCGGCACCGCGCTGGATCCGGAAGCGCTGACCATCGGCTTCGCCCGCCGGTTCGCCACCTACAAACGCGCGAATCTGATCTTCTCCGACTTCGAACGCATCAAGAAGCTGCTGACCGACAGCAAGCGGCCGGTGCAGCTGGTCTTCTCGGGCAAGGCGCACCCGGCGGATCGGCCCGGGCAAGATGTGCTGCGCCAGGTGCACGAAGCCACGTTCACGCCGGAGCTGCGTGAGCGGGTGATCTTCATCGAAGATTACGACATCAACGTCGGCCGCCACCTGGTTCAAGGCGTTGACGTGTGGCTGAACAACCCGCGCCGCCCGCAAGAGGCCAGCGGCACCAGCGGACAGAAGGTGCTGCTGAACGGCGGGTTGAACTTCTCGGTGCTGGATGGCTGGTGGGCCGAGGCCTACGACGGCCTCAACGGCTTCGCCATTGGCGACGGCATCACCCACGTCTCGGTCGACGAACAAGATCGGCGCGACGCCCAGTCGCTGTACGAGACGCTGGAGAAAGAGGTCATCCCGCTTTACTACGACCGCGACGACCAGGGCGTCCCGCGCGGCTGGGTCGAACGGATGAAGCGCACCATCCGTACGCTGGGCTGGCGCTTCAACACCGACCGCATGGTCATCGACTACGCCAATCGCTGCTACCTCCCCGCCGCCGGCGCGGAGAGCTGCGCGATGCCCCGCTAG